The stretch of DNA aattcaatttttattaataaaatattttacataaatatcgacaatgtacttcaagagcaataatatattttaaaacggtcgaaaattcgcttctgaatgaataggaaaacatatttggcAAAGAAgatatcgctaaaatccgcgggaagaacgataccttctttgcgaaatatgttttcctattcattcagaagcgaattttcgagcgttttaaaatacattaccgctcgtgaagtacattgtcgatatttatgtcaaatattttattaataaaaattgaactttcgaggagattaaaagacacatattattaatcgcgtacgagtatctcaattgcataatcggcattaattaacagtaattaataaagtttcttttcccgaaattaatatatcaatcgtcctgctcttaaaattgtaaattcaaagcgataaatagatgaattaaatgagtcaactgatgaatagaattatagtaattaaataagataaaattttgttataaatatgtatttatatatcatatatatatagttacataaGAAGCTCTTGCAACAATTATCtgggttaattaattttgataagaaattttccttttttttttaatcatgattagttgttacggaaagtgtctcgcatcaacttttttattagtaatacaagaatttatacgattaaatatttagcggGGACCTTCTTTTAGCTCTAATGctttaactatataaattaaaatacttgtcaaataagttttaatttgtaaaatgtagaatgtaaaaatagcgtttaataaaagaaaaagaattaccaaaaatcaagatattattggcaaaattagaatattgacaatatttacatggttatttgatattaaaagtaaattaatgtCAGTGTGgagaaatatcaaattatttttaggtgaAAGTGAATCAagcaaaatgtgttaataaattttgtggacATAGCACGGATCATAACCAAAACTATGCGCATTATGTGTTATCCATTGAGAACATTCGTGGACATTGGCTATGTAGTTCAATGTCCACGTTTTTATGCCCACAGAGGGCGTATCGCTTTCAGGGATCACGTAAAACCGGGCTGTGGCGTTTCTCACGCTTCTCTCTGATTGACATTAAATCGTAGTTTGACATTTGGAACTTCAGCGCGCTTCTGTCATTTCGCGCGATAAAACGTTTGTTCTGTTCCTAAATATTATAGTGTGACAATTTGCGCAATGGAAACAGACGAGATTGAAGCAGCCTCGAAATCAGGAATGAATATTCGAAATGACAAGAACGCCATTATCGACTACGATGAAGACAGAGTAAGGTTAGAATTTATAGGTTGTGTGCAGTTGAACATTTATGAATTTGTATGTTTATGTAtgatattatgttaattatatatatatatattttttttttataagctgtaaattttttatgtatccgtttgagatatacataaattagaaaatcaaataattaggAAGTTTGGTTCGAAAGTTTAAGACTCCTCCTAAATGTTAATAcatacttataaattttcaacattacttgcattttatttactttacttACTTAATATGCACATgattaatatacttattaattaatgtttattattacatatgtacatgtaataatattaataagtattaatattaaataataataaaataataaatataaataaataataagtgtaataatataaatttaaataataatataataataagtatttactatgtgtttttaatgttttagtTGCATGAGATGACAGCGTCCTACTCCGAGATATCATTTGACTCACAATCCTCGCCACCTATTTCGGAATTGAGATCGCTCATTGATTCTCCAGATATCGAGAGTGGAAAGTTTTTGGATGACAATCTGGAGAAGATAAGTGGAACTGGTCACAGACCAGATCAATTAGATTTGAAAAATAGAGGTAGCAGTCCAACAGAAGATGACGACCTAGACCCACCGAGTTATCACAAAGCTATAGGTTATTTGCAATTGGAGGGAAGAGTGATGCAGGACGGTGATATGGTGTTGTTTGTGACGGAAGATCTGGAGAATAAGATCAAATTATCCAGTCCTGTAACCAAGAAGGGAGAGACTCCATCGTTTCCTGGATCACGAAGTTCGACCCCGTGCTTATACAGGCAAGCCTTGACTCCACAATTGCCACCTCTCGATCACAATGTGCTGAACGAATTAGAAATGGAAGCTAGGAAAGTTGCAACCTCTGTGGACGCGTTGACTGAAAATTTAGCCGCAATTTTACAAAACGTGAGTTATCAATTGAGACTTATTATTGctgttatacattatatgattatttaattgtattatatatatttaaataatttattatttatgattatcatatattttaataatttattattaatttattattcaataataattgttgTTTTCAGGCATCGGCTCTTACAGTTGGCTGTTTGGAAACTTATAGAGATGCCGTGTGTAAAACTTGCGATGCTGTAGAtcacaatataaaatcaatgtaTCAATTAATGGCTAAGTGCGAGGAACTATCTAAGTCGATGGGGCCAATTTACAAATTAGCAGAGCAGATGTAAGTATTGCgatattttcttgttaatttgattaaagttTGCAAAGATTATGCTGGAGAAACTTTGATCATTATATACTatgattatcatttttattaaattttttaaagagcaAAAGCGACATGATCCTTATTTATAAAGTCAATCAAATATGTCTGCCTACATTATGATCTTAGTCTATGAAAAAAGATTCTGCTTTAATCAAATactatagaagaaaaaaaaacgcttatgtttattaaaagtttgtaTATCCTGAATTAACTGAATTAGTTAGTGGTATCGGGAAAATATTGTagcaaagtttaaaattatgacTCCTTTTatagtagagagagagagagagagagagagagatagagagagagagaaagtaaaaaaaactttcttctgacgcttcttcctttctttccttttttttctctttctttttctttcgcacgttctttctcttttcaacTTACCATTCGTTGAGAATGAACGATGAACTCAAGGAAATCTTATTCTTCGGATGTTTTATAAAGTCTAtcgtaatttatattgaacaATTAAAcagacaagaaaaaaaatttattttcattaattttgttgtgGTGAATTGTTATGAATATTAGAACAGCTTAAACACAAGTCTGGCCTCTCTatgcatgtatacatatatattttccgctTTGCTTGATTTTCAGCAAAGAGATGAAGAGAATGCTGGAATTATTCGAAAGCGCAATGAATCTGTAAAGCAACATaaacgagaaaatattttttcgaaactTGTAATTATGCATGTAATGGAGATTACGTTCTGCTAAGTTATGATTATTGTGATTAATatcttgcaattttaatatttaatttaaaatcatccTATGTATTTGTaagatattcatatttaagatatagataagtacatttattaaatgatagttgactttaaaaatctatattatattataatattattgttgaaGAATagtttcataatataattagtgttaaatgatattttatatattctgcaCATGTTGTACAATATCATTAGTTTCTAATGCcacatattttgtacatatagtGAAAGCAacatcattaaatattaaaaagtaatttctcTTAATACGATTCTATTATTCTGATGATTGTCGTTGaaagaaatacatacatattcagaataattttcattcatatgctttaaaatttgaaaatttgtaatttaataaaagcaaggattaaaatttatttaaaaaagggCAAAGATTGGCAACTTTTGAAGAACATATACAACTTGAAAGGTGTATTGATGacagaaaaatagaaagaaggagagagagagagagagagaaagagaggaaatttGACAAGAAGTGAAAGGACGGAGTGGAAATGAGGGTGGAAAATGGCTCGGAAGGGTAGCAACGACGTCTACTTTGTAACCGTAGACCAATACAAGTCTACAGTAGAAGCGGCTCCGGATATCATATTCCAGGATGTGCATTAGAAGCACCGAGTCGCTCGCCATCGTGGCCGTCCCGTTCCATCCCGTACCTTATCGTCGACGGgcaactaaatataataacgggATGGATGACTCGGAGGTTGGCGCCGGGGGTTGAGGGTTAACGGCTTTCGCGACGACGGCGGACCACTTTTCAGTAGCCTTTTCCACAAAGTGGCGGGGAGACGGAATAGATCTGCCCTTCCTGCCTTCCTGCTTGTCCCTTTTTGCACCCGAGCATCTCTCTCTTCCGACGATGCTTCGTCGACGCACAAAAGATGGTATCAACGATCTCGCGGTCGAGGTGTTCCGAGTGCCGTAAATGATAAATGGAAATTGTGAATAGAGTCCATTAATCGTGACTGCGagctaaaaaaattgagtgACTTAATGAGAGAGTGATCtttcctaaaaaaaagaaagttgtattttcgagaaaaattttttttactacaaaatatttatatcaaagtatttttatcattttttttattaatatttgacagGGTGTCTACTCCATGGAAAAACACGGAAAACCTGGAATTCCCAAGGATTTCTTttatctagaaaatttttatctggaaaaatcagcGATACGTAAACAAGAAGATAGTCTTAGCATAGATTTCGTGTATCaataaacgtaataaatatcgaaatcAGGAGTGTTGTGTAAAATGTCGCGCTAGTGTTTTATGAGTGTTTCTGAAGATGCATCAACGAAGGATTgggaaaaaatttaagagcAGGCCTGAGAGGGCATCGGGCTTTGTGGCATCAGATAATCAGGTaatcagataatttatttatttattacatgtatgaggtaatttattacgtattattcacggaattaatttttttgtcacgatgtcttaacataatattgaatataaaggaaatattctttgtaatttttaatgatgaagaaatgaaaattttatgtaagtaaaaattgcttatcttatttatttatttaagttaattagttttttactgtatttataaatctagcacttgaaaTTTAAGAAGCTCTCTGTTTTTCCTTcgtataaatgaaaaacattagaaaatacataataaaaaaatttttttatataaaaagttgtattttaaaaatcttgaaaatattctctgtacttatttggaaaaatacctggaaaatcagggaatttttttacaaaatttgagtagacatcttgatttgaagaataaatataaaagattgggaaaatatatttaaaatatactccCTCaacatctatataaattatcttaaaaagataaacataaagaagaaaaataaaaattgacttttGTTACATGACtatgtaaacaaatttatattttatttatattttttagtgagaagattaataattaaaatcattttgttaaatattatttgttatcagatatgtaaataagtatcacaaagagtaaaaagagagatatttaataaattttaagaattatatagaggttattacaaaatcttttaagcgtaaaattttactttacaaaaacaagaattaattgattacttggcgatttttaagttttactctatttttaaaaattattaatattattcccaaaattggaaattttatacttGATAATGTTTTTACTTCTAAgccttttttataaattaaataagcttatacaaaatactaattttaccaataatttgcattttatcgatattaaatgtaagtacgttaaattttttcgtttcttttcGCAAAAGAACTTTCTGTGAaacactaattgtaagataaaatataaatgaatatcctttatataattatttataattatatacatataataatacatatattactatacATAAATcaactttcaaattttttattattatcataataattatctaacaataaactCAGCGTTTTTTCATCCTACATGTTAGCATAAtcgtttttttcaaacttattttattatctcagTTTTGTCGTTATAATCTttgatattaacaaataatattaaaaaataataatcattagaTACAGAagatttatatacgtattattgtaattttattattgtattgtgtgtgttatattatttgtctAAAATGTATACACGTTTTAAATCtcatttcaattttgatttttcccTATGTATTTCTCTCGTGCTTATTGTAAGCTCGTCTATTGTAATTTCGCCGCGCGAGCTTTTCTCTTAATTTCCTCATTACGGTTTCGCACAATCGCCGGCatgacttttcttttttttctgattcaCCGCGCACAGAGAATGGCAGCCTTTAtccgtgtgtgcgtgtgtatgtgtttcgtttgaaaatttcacacatttatttattctcgcGAGGGCACACAATGTCACGCGAGCAATGGGTAAATTGCACATGGGCTCGCTCTGCCCATTGTGAATCCGGGCTGTAAATAATACCGGGCAAAAAGCCCCGGGCCGGGCGTGCGTCGCGACGCGCGCCTCATTTAACGCATTTGTCCGACGGTAATTATTAAAGCCCCATCATGATTTTAATCCCGGTCGTCGGGGAGGGAAAAAAAGGAGTAGCGCGCTCGCGAGCGATCGCGGACACAAACACCTCGTTAATTTATCTCTCCGACTAGACCCGGCCATTAAGAGAACACGTGCATACACACTGGTGTAATCTCTATGACTGAAATGCTGAGGATGGCGCAATTTACATTGAAACCTTAAGTAAAAGCATAAAAGGGATTATTTGTATACATGTGGTATTTTAACTTGTCGCTCCCTTAGAATTTTATCGTTATTCAGTCGTACATATTAGTCTCATTAGTCTCTAGCTTTTCAACTACTTAGTTTTTTCAATTGCAATCAGCACTTTCTAAAGGATTATctcaacaaataataattatgattatattaataagttaaaaatattatagtaaattaaaaattaaaagagaatttaatttttctttttctgtggTTAAAGTTTTGAAACATTTAACCAAGTATATAATCGCAATGGATCACGATatcttaatttcaaatttcaattcttgttttcgcagaaaaaaaagaaaaaaagagaaaaacgtatagatttctcatttttttgaatatgcAAAGGAAAGCGATGGATCATGTATATCGACTAGGCTTTGACCGTCTTTATAAATGCGTGGTATAAATGCGAGTCTGTGAGAAAAAGTTAAGGGTAGAGCTTTTGCTGCAGTAGCCGCTGGCGAGTGGCCGACTATGTCCACACAGTAActctttttccctttctctctttttttccctttcccACGCAAAAGTGGTGTTGCTGTTACTGCTGGCTTGCTTGGTCGACTCGATGCGTCTCCCaaaggaagaagagaagagaaaaaagatgaGCGTAATGACTAAATAAAAGATGGAGTGGCAGATAGCCGCCCTGCGACATTATACACTGCGTATGTCGACCTGGCTTGATCTCGCGGCAAAAAGCCCATTTCACGCTCCGACGTCGTGTGGCCAGCGGGATAAAATCGCGATACGTGAAAGACCATGTGCTGTTTCTtctgtgtatgtacatatggaGAGGAGCTTATCGCGGTGTCGATGGCGAGTACCTTTGCGCGTCgatgattatatttgattaacgCTAGTGTAcgatttgattaaaataatattttgatcagAAAGTTTCAACttgtgattatatatgtacgtatattcaaatatttttataatctattataacaattttgttttttttttgttttttttttttttttacagataaaatAGAACTTTTTTGATTTCGATGGCATGTCACCTTTATCCGAGATGATATCTGCATTACAGCGATTAAAGGTAACATATTTTTGATCAGAATTCAGACTTTTACGGatggatttatataattcagttcctttatttttttttgtttaattaattaatattagagttagattaaaaatagaaaaaatttgaaagctTTAATCGCGTATCTTTGACTAGGcgtttgtttataatatgttcCAATATTACTAGAAGTAAAgatatttatcgataaaaagtaCGTTGCCTCAACGCAACAGAAAGTGTAGCGCTCTAACATACTAAATCAGATAGAAGCAAAGCAAAGCTATGAGCTGGTCTCGATCACAAAGTTACTCATTTCCTCGCTTTGATCGTTCACCGTTACAGCCGAGACTTTCTTAGCAAATTACTCAGAGACGATGCAAGTGTTCTCCCGGGAGTTCTCCGCTCTCCGCCTGAATCACCCCTAAGAGAAGACAAGGGGGTAAGGGGATGAAATCGAGGCTGTGTCTCTGAAGTCTTGAAGAAGAGAGGAGAATCGGAAGAAATGCGAAcgaataaaagaaacatattatGAAGCTAGCCGAACACGCGTCTCTGTTAACGCGAAGGGGTTGGAGTCGCTTGCGTGCACGCGAAGGCTGAGGAACGAATGGAAAAAAGAAGGAATAAGAGGGAAAATATCGCTCGACAGATCACAGActactaattaaaaaactcgGCATCCCGACGCcccttcctccctccctcttgCTCGTTCCCGCGCGAAATTTCCCCTCTTGCTCCTTCCCTTTCGCGAGACAG from Anoplolepis gracilipes chromosome 16, ASM4749672v1, whole genome shotgun sequence encodes:
- the Borcs6 gene encoding BLOC-1-related complex subunit 6 isoform X1, producing METDEIEAASKSGMNIRNDKNAIIDYDEDRLHEMTASYSEISFDSQSSPPISELRSLIDSPDIESGKFLDDNLEKISGTGHRPDQLDLKNRGSSPTEDDDLDPPSYHKAIGYLQLEGRVMQDGDMVLFVTEDLENKIKLSSPVTKKGETPSFPGSRSSTPCLYRQALTPQLPPLDHNVLNELEMEARKVATSVDALTENLAAILQNASALTVGCLETYRDAVCKTCDAVDHNIKSMYQLMAKCEELSKSMGPIYKLAEQIKEMKRMLELFESAMNL
- the Borcs6 gene encoding BLOC-1-related complex subunit 6 isoform X2, which encodes MTASYSEISFDSQSSPPISELRSLIDSPDIESGKFLDDNLEKISGTGHRPDQLDLKNRGSSPTEDDDLDPPSYHKAIGYLQLEGRVMQDGDMVLFVTEDLENKIKLSSPVTKKGETPSFPGSRSSTPCLYRQALTPQLPPLDHNVLNELEMEARKVATSVDALTENLAAILQNASALTVGCLETYRDAVCKTCDAVDHNIKSMYQLMAKCEELSKSMGPIYKLAEQIKEMKRMLELFESAMNL